A part of Penaeus chinensis breed Huanghai No. 1 chromosome 6, ASM1920278v2, whole genome shotgun sequence genomic DNA contains:
- the LOC125026633 gene encoding uncharacterized protein LOC125026633, with product MKSFIFSAILCVVVADSHNGFGGNGNGFGAPPPSNGYAPPSNTYGTPNGGYGVDPEIAALAENIPGGGVPGEDYPILASVPDTGFSCDAQAVQGYYADTQAGCQVFHICQDRALRRQQDSFLCPNGTIFNQQYLVCDWWFNVDCSQAESFYSVNELIGVVPDAGYAYAAATNGLAIGNGNGYGNGRK from the exons ATGAAGTCTTTCATCTTCTCTG CTATTCTCTGCGTCGTTGTGGCGGACAGTCACAATGGATTCGGAGGCAACGGTAACGGCTTCGGAGCGCCTCCTCCCAGCAACGGGTATGCACCCCCAAGTAACACTTATGGCACGCCCAACGGTGGGTACGGGGTAGACCCTGAGATTGCCGCTTTGGCTGAGAACATTCCCGGGGGCGGCGTCCCCGGTgaggactaccccatcttggcttccgtgcccgataccggcttctcgtgcgatgcccaggcggtgcaaggttattacgccgacactcaagccggctgccaggtgttccatatctgccaggaccgcgccctcaggcgccaacaggactcgttcctgtgccccaacggtaccatcttcaaccagcagtacctggtatgtgactggtggttcaacgtggactgcTCTCAAGCTGAGAGCTTCTACTCCGTCAACGAACTCATCGGAGTCGTTCCCGACGCCGGTTATGCTTATGCCGCTGCCACCAATGGTCTTGCAATTGGCAACGGCAACGGATAtggaaatggaaggaaatga